TGTCTTCAAGTGCGGCGGCAACTCCCGAGATCGATGGCGCCTTGCCATCGACATAGGCTTCTATGCGAGACGCGGCAATCACCCGTTCTTCATTGGGCAGGCCCATTGTGGTTACGTACCAGCGCGAGGTCCCGCCCAACATATCGGCAGCCCGCTTGTTCATGCTCCTGGCCATGGCGTTGTTTTGCATCTCGGCCATGATTTCTTTCGACGTCTTGTTTATTCGATCCTCTGCGAACACAGCGCCGAACCCCTGGCGCAAGGTTTGCCCGTAGGTATTGATCTTGAAGCCACCACGCGGACTGTTATCGACGATAAGCAATTCGTGACTGCACAAGACCACGTTGACAGCATCGTCATAACTCATTCCGGGTCGAACCCCCACTATGTCGTCTACCGGTGCGTTGGCTGCACGCGGCGCGCTTTTGGGTCGGGCAGGACAGCGCAGCTTGCCGCGCGCCTCTTTGGCAATTTCGGCGGCGGTGGCCGCTACCCGCGAATTGCTGCTGCTGGCCGCAGACGGGGCCCGGGCTGCGGCTTGCGCCGGGCCGGCCGCAGACTCGTCTGACGAACCACAAGCGGTGCTCACGGCCGCGACTAACATCAGAGTTAACAGCTTCATTGTTGGCATGATTTCATCCTCGCCATTCCGCGCGGCCGGTCAGTCACGGCACATCGGTGTGCTGCACACGTACCGCTATTTCTGTGTTGCGAAGTCCGGTCCGCCTGTAATAGCCGGCGTCGACACTCCGCCCCCTTCGACTTCATCAATCAGCCAACCTGTTTGACGAGTGCTCACAGGCACTATCGGTCATTGGCGCTACGCCAACGGCTGGCGCGATCGAATCCGTTGTCTGCAACCACTGTGATGTTGGGCCGCACGCCCGGCAACGGCAGTTAACGGCAGCTAACGGTGTTTAGGCGGTCCTAAGTGAAATCCTGCGAAAGTTCGCAAGGTAAAACCGCTTGCGGCCGTTGATGCACCAATGCGATGCGCATTGCTGACAGTTCCTGCGGACTCCTTGACGTTTCTTGCCAGTCCGCTGGTCAACGGCCGGTACTCAATGCCGTTTTAAGGGCAGGTGTTGCACACGACTGGTGACGAGTTCGCCGATCCACTGTTTTCCGGGCTGGAGTTCGGTACCCACAGCGGGGAAGTGTCAATGCAGCCTGACGAGATCAATCTGAACATCACACCGGCAGGCAATCCCGGCTCATTTCTCGCCGAGGAAACGGTGCAGCTCAGCGACTCACAGCGCTACACGCTTTACCTCAGTGGCCTGCCGGGGCAGCTTGACGGCGTACTCGCCACTGCCGGCAGCCGCCGCCTGGCGACCCACGCGAAGTTTCGCTATTACCAGGGCGCGGCTCGTTTCAGCGCGGTCGATCTGTACGTCGTACCCGCGGCAAGTGACATCAGCCTGCTAAGCCCGCTGCTAAGCAGTGTTCCGTACACCGGAATGAGCGGCTACCTGTCACTTGAACCTGATATGTACGACATCGTGCTGACCTGGCCCGGCACGAAAACGGTAGTCGCGGGACCGCTGCGTGTTGATCTTGCCGCGCGCGGCGTCTACGAGACCATCAGTGCTGACAGTCAGCAAACCGACGTGGCGCAGTTGCTGTATTTCGAGATTGACTAGATGGCTGCAACAGGCGCGCGACCTTCAGCGCGCTTTTTGCCAGCTGGTCGGTGAGGCTCGGTCGGGAACCATGTCCGACCGAGCCGCTGGCTAGATGGCCGGGAGAGTGTGTGTACCGGTTGGCACAGAAACCGCCCGGATCGGGTGTTCACCGGCATAGCAGCATATCGACACCCGCTGTCGACTCTGTGAAGAGCAACAGTGCTACTCGGTCTCCATTGGCCTGGCCGGGTCTGCGGCCCATTCCTGCAACGATGCCGTATAGACAGCAACGTCCTTGTAGCCGAGGCGGATCATCGTGAACGCATTGGCAGATGCGGCGATACCGCCACCGCAGTAGGTAATCGCGCGGCCTTCGTAATCACCGTCGAACAACGTCGCCAGTTCATCGACGGTTTTGAAGTGGCCATCGTCATTTGTCAGCGACATAACCGACACATTACTGGCACCGGGAATGTGTCCGGGTCGTTCATACATCGAGAACTCTCCCCGGTAATGCGCGGCTGGGAGCGAGTCGATGATAGTGACGCTGTCGTCGCCGATGGCGGCATGCACTTCATCGCTTGCCACTATCAACTCCGGTCGCAGGTTCACTGTCAGCGATCCTTTAACAACGGCAACGGACTCCGTTGACAACGATTGCCCGGCATCCGTCCACGCCTGCAAACCGCCGTCCAGCAATGCCGCGTTGTCGAAGCCAATCCAGCGCAACATCCACCAGACCCGTGCCGCCCAGGCAGATCCGTTCGCGTCATAGATAACGACGCGCGAGTTATCACCGACACCCAGACGCTCCATAGCCGCCGCGAATTCGCCGGGTTCCGGCACGGCGTAGTGCAAGGGACTGTCGCTGTCCACCAGCTCGCCCATGAGGTCCGCAAAACGGGCACCGGGTATGTGGCCCTTGTTGAAATTCTCACGGCCATTGACTGTGCGCATGCCGCCATCGTCCGTCCGCTCGATCATGACCGTCGCGTCCAGTATCACGAGGTCGCTGTCCTGATAGTGCTGACTGAGCCACCCGGCACTGACAAGTGTATCCATGGGCGGCGTCATTTCGTTGGGCACCGGGCCATTGCAGCCGGTCAGCAGAAAAGTAACGGCGAGTGTGCAATACATGTGCAAAGGATTCATGGTGTTTTCCCGGCCGGGGCACGCCCGTTCCAATCAGTTGGCGGAGAAGCAGTATACGAGAAAACTGTCAGCTCCGGCCCACCACAGCCAGGCCAGGCAGAACGCTGGCTCGTACGGCGTGGCCCTATTGCCTCTGCATTGCTCACGCCGGCGCGATCGCAGCACGACTGCTACCGGTTTCGCCGGATTGCAAAGTACCTGCATTCAAATCATCACCATCGCGTGGCACACTTCGGGCCTCCCTATGAATACCGTCCGCCAATGCGCAAGCCAAGGAGTGTGCGCGCCGGCAGGCCGGCTTACGATCGCAAGGAACCCGAAGATGCCCGCACGCTTGATGACAGATTATGCGAACGGACAGGAACTGTTTGTTGGCCGACCAGTCGCCAGAATTCTGCTCTGCCTAATAGGGATGCTGACGCTGGTGGCCGTAGCACCGGCTCATGCTCAGGACATCAAACGCTCGGATCTGTGCAATCAAGGTACAGCAACCCTGTATTTCACGACGGTGGGCGAAAACACCGGCCTGCTCAGCGCCGGAGCGATGACCCAGGGCTTTTCAGCCGTACCGCCGGACAGCTGCGTCGAGATAGTCCCCTACGGCATGAGCCGCGTCATTCTCACATTTTTCAAGAAAGACAGTCGCGGCCTGATGACCAACCTCAGAATCCAGCCGCAGAACACGGACGGTGAGTCAGCCGATTACCAGCTCGTTTGCGTGAACCCGACCAAACCGTGGCGAATATTCGGCACGACCGGCGACATTTTTTCGCGTTTCGTCAATGCGGACTGCCCGGCCGGTTTTTCGCCAGCCATACCCTCATGGATACACACACCGGGCGGCCTCAGTACTTACAATATTTCCGTCGACTCGAATTCCGCCGCTGTCGCCTGGCAAGACCGACAGCAAAGGACCTACCAACAGCTGCCTGCGATTCGGCAAAGTCAGATGCAGACCGATAACGTCCTGGTACAGACGAATCCCTATGCCGAACGCAGCCACGAGCAAGCCAAGGTCCTATTCGGCGCCATTGACGACTGGTTGCAGCGTTCACAGGCGGAAGCGCAACAGCGCCGGGCGCAGGCATGGGAACAACAACGCCGTCGCCGGCAACAGTTCGAGAATGAAGTCGACAAGGCGGAGCAGTCCCTGGAAACGCCGGACGATGCCGCCTGCGCACCGTACATGGAAAAAGACCGTTATACCCGGGACGAAGACGTCGCGCTCTCCGGGGTGAAGTTGAAGATGGCGCTGATGGATGCGCACAGAGCGCTGGTTTGCAACGGGTTCAGTGCTGACCCACAGGCGATCGCAAAAGCCGGCGGTGTGGAAAGATTCTGGGCCAACACGCGCGAGAAAGTGTTTCGGAAGCAGCTTGAGAACGGTGCCACGCTGTTCACAGACGTGGAAACGCGCCCGCCGCGCGGAGCGCCGAAGGGCGCGGACTACGTAGTCCTGACTGTACGGATTCGCTATCGGCCTCCGCAGTTGATCAGCGACGATGAGTGGTCAGCAATACGCGCGGATTTCAAACGCAAGTACGACGTGGGTCGCAAGCGCGCGGAAAACCAGCTGGCGATACACCGCCGGATCAAGATCGACGGTGAACAGCATGCACTGAAGCTCGATGCGCAAGCCTACCGGCCCGGTCAAAGGACGTCTTACAGCATTACGATGCTCTGACCGCAGGCTGACAGTCGGCATGTTCTGCACTGATTCCCGGTCACTGCAATAGCGAAATGCCGGCCATGGCGTGGCCAGCGCACAACCCGGCTGTCAGGCAGGCTGTGCAGACCCTGTCAATGCCGCTGGCGCGGTTCTCCGGGATCAGCAGGGCAAACTACAAAAACACGACCAGCGCTGCGGCCGCAGCGCTGGTCGCACACCGTGTCGCCGTGCAGAGAGTCGGGTTGGAGTCTGCCGCTGATCGCGCCGCTTGCAACAGGGGAGAGCAATCTCGACGCGCGGCAGCCGACACTCTACTCGACGACGTCGATGTCGTGCTCGATACTCTGTGCAGCGGCTTGCGCGTAACCGGCAGCCGCACTGCCGTCAGTTTCTCCCGGAGACTCAGCCGCCAACGACCAAAGCGCCCAGATCAACATGACGCAAGCGAAGGTAAACAGGCGGGGCGAGATGGAGCGCATGTGTGGATCCTCGTGTGAATGAGTTCAAGTTCAGGCGTTTCACATAAGGTAAAGCGGCGGGCAATGTCGGATTCCCTCACCATCTGGCAATAAATTTTCGGCACGGCGCCAAGGCGGCAGTGAGCAGCGCATTACCGCCCGGTCGGCACTGACTGCTGGTCGGGGTCGGGGTCGGGGTCGGGGTCGGGGTCGGGGAAGTGTGAACTTTGCCTGAGCAGGCGTCGCTGTCTCACGGCGGGAAGCACCTCAGTCTCTTTGGTACCGCTGACCGGATCCGGACAACGGACAGGCGCGGTGTGATCAAGGACGCTCGATCACACCGCGCCGTTCGGGCTTAGCTGCCAGGCCGCACGACGTGCCCGAGCTCCATGTTGCCCGCCCAGCGGTTGATCGGCGTGATGTAGTTTTCGGTAATGTCGTTCAGTTCCAGCTGACGCTGCTGCCACTCCCGGGACAAATCGGCATGCCTGGTTTTTGCGCCATCCGTAACTGGCGCACCGGAATCATCGATCACGTCCATCAGGTAGCGCAGTTGACCGTCCAGCATCGTGGCCCATGCGTCCTCGTCTTCGTAGGTCTCGAACTTGAGCTGGGTAATCTGCTGTTCCCAGGTATCCAGATCAGCAATCGCCGCCTCACCCAGGCGCTGCAGTTCCTCGTCGTCGTGGTTAGCCATCAGCGACTTGATCTGCGACCGTGCTTTCCTGGCGGTATCCAGTGCGATCAATACGTCATCCAGAGTGCCCTTGACCTCCTCAATACTACTGGCCCATTCGCGAATCTGGCGGTCGGACGCAATCGAACGTGGGTCTTTCACCACTTCGAACGTTGCCTCGTCCGTAGCAGCACCTATGGTAATCCGCGCCGTGTACCTGCCCGGTGCGACACTGGGACCGGCGTAGCCTGCCTGCAGCACGATATTGTCGATGCATTTCACCTCGTCACTGCTCATATCCCAGGACCACTTGTTCATGCCCTCTTCGGTCTTCGGGTAGGTGATCTCGAAAGGACGGCGCGGGTCCATGTTGCCGATGCGGCAGCGATCCTGGTCCGATTCCTTGTTCGACATCCTGCGCACAATTCGTCCGCTGGCATCCAGAATGTCTATCGTCAGTTCCGTGTCCTCACTTACCTCGTCGTTGATTACGTAATACAGCGGCACATCTTTCGACGGGTTTTTGCCCTCGTAACTGCGCACCCGGCTGCCCGGCTTGCCCATTTGCCAGGTTGGCGGCGTGTAAAGATGAACGGCCTTGTTCGTTGGTGCATTGCGCGCCTGCCGCACGACCCAGATATCGTCGAGCACCCAGAACGCCCGGCCCTGAGTCGCAACGGCGAGACTGTCTTCTCTGGCCCGCAGATCTGTTATCGGCACCGGTGGCAGATTGAGGTCCAGTGATTGCCATTCTCCACCGTCATTGTAGGAAACGAACATGCCCTCCTCGGTACCGGCATACAGCAACCCTTTCACGACC
The DNA window shown above is from Woeseia oceani and carries:
- a CDS encoding sulfurtransferase; translation: MNPLHMYCTLAVTFLLTGCNGPVPNEMTPPMDTLVSAGWLSQHYQDSDLVILDATVMIERTDDGGMRTVNGRENFNKGHIPGARFADLMGELVDSDSPLHYAVPEPGEFAAAMERLGVGDNSRVVIYDANGSAWAARVWWMLRWIGFDNAALLDGGLQAWTDAGQSLSTESVAVVKGSLTVNLRPELIVASDEVHAAIGDDSVTIIDSLPAAHYRGEFSMYERPGHIPGASNVSVMSLTNDDGHFKTVDELATLFDGDYEGRAITYCGGGIAASANAFTMIRLGYKDVAVYTASLQEWAADPARPMETE